One Pectobacterium colocasium DNA segment encodes these proteins:
- the prmB gene encoding 50S ribosomal protein L3 N(5)-glutamine methyltransferase codes for MDKIFVDEAVSELHTIQDMLRWAVSRFNAANVYYGHGTDNPWDEAIQLVLPSLYLPLDIPEDMYTSRLITSERQRIVERVIRRVNERIPVAYLTNKAWFCGLEFYVDERVLVPRSPIGELINNYFDEQLPTAPNHILDLCTGSGCIAIACAQAFPEAEVDAVDISGDALAVTEQNIQQHGLEYRVTPIRSDLFRDLPAIRYDLIVTNPPYVDEEDMSDLPQEFRFEPELGLAAGNDGLDLVRRILACAPDYLSDNGVLICEVGNSMVHLIDQYPEIPFTWLEFDNGGDGVFMLTRSQLVDCKDHFSAYRDSDS; via the coding sequence TTGGACAAAATTTTCGTCGATGAGGCCGTCAGTGAACTTCATACCATTCAGGATATGTTGCGCTGGGCTGTCAGCCGGTTTAACGCAGCCAACGTCTATTACGGTCACGGGACGGATAATCCCTGGGATGAAGCCATACAACTGGTATTACCTAGCCTGTATTTGCCGCTCGATATTCCTGAAGATATGTACACGTCCCGTTTGATCACCAGTGAGCGGCAGCGCATTGTGGAACGCGTGATTCGCCGCGTCAATGAGCGTATTCCGGTCGCTTATTTGACCAACAAGGCCTGGTTCTGTGGCCTGGAATTCTACGTTGACGAACGCGTGCTGGTGCCGCGTTCTCCTATCGGTGAATTGATCAATAACTATTTCGATGAGCAGTTGCCAACAGCGCCAAACCACATTCTGGATCTGTGTACGGGCAGCGGGTGTATTGCTATTGCCTGCGCGCAGGCATTCCCCGAAGCGGAAGTTGACGCTGTGGATATCTCCGGCGATGCGCTGGCGGTAACCGAGCAGAATATTCAGCAGCACGGCCTGGAATACCGCGTCACGCCAATCCGGTCTGACCTGTTCCGCGATTTACCGGCGATTCGCTATGATCTGATCGTGACCAATCCACCGTATGTGGATGAAGAAGATATGTCCGATCTGCCGCAGGAATTCCGCTTCGAGCCGGAACTGGGGCTGGCAGCGGGCAATGACGGTCTGGATCTGGTACGGCGCATTCTGGCCTGTGCGCCAGACTATCTTAGCGACAACGGCGTGCTGATTTGCGAAGTGGGCAACAGCATGGTGCATTTGATCGATCAATACCCAGAAATCCCGTTCACCTGGCTGGAATTTGATAACGGCGGTGACGGCGTGTTTATGCTAACGCGATCACAGCTGGTTGATTGCAAAGATCATTTTAGCGCTTACCGTGATTCGGATAGTTGA
- the smrB gene encoding endonuclease SmrB, translating to MSNKYSLNDDELQLFRTSITGTKKLRQDTYTHKPQRRKIGELPAKRALQEQVDASFYFSDEFQPQLDAEGPTRYVRPGDSHYELKKLRRGDYSPELFLDLHGLTQLQAKQELGALLAACRREHVYCACVMHGHGKHILKQQTPLWLAQHPDVLAFHQAPKEFGGNAALLVLVALEAPSLE from the coding sequence ATGAGTAATAAATATTCGCTGAATGACGACGAATTACAGCTTTTTCGCACGTCAATCACTGGCACAAAAAAGTTGCGTCAGGACACCTATACCCACAAACCGCAGCGCAGGAAAATAGGCGAATTACCGGCAAAACGGGCATTGCAGGAGCAGGTTGATGCCAGTTTCTATTTTTCGGATGAATTTCAGCCCCAGTTGGATGCAGAAGGCCCGACGCGCTACGTCCGCCCCGGCGACAGCCACTATGAATTGAAGAAACTCCGCCGGGGAGACTATTCACCGGAGCTGTTTTTGGATCTGCACGGCCTGACGCAGCTTCAGGCGAAACAGGAGTTGGGTGCTCTGCTGGCGGCCTGCCGTCGGGAGCACGTTTACTGCGCCTGCGTGATGCACGGACACGGCAAACATATACTGAAGCAACAAACGCCGCTCTGGCTGGCGCAGCACCCTGACGTGCTGGCTTTTCATCAGGCACCGAAAGAATTTGGCGGGAACGCCGCGCTGCTGGTATTGGTGGCGCTGGAAGCGCCTTCGCTTGAATAG
- the sixA gene encoding phosphohistidine phosphatase SixA: MQVLIMRHGDAVLDAASDAVRPLSDGGRDESRQMACWLNEQNIDIERVLVSPYLRAQQTLDVVKNVLPLPEEADCLNELTPGGDAQLVGYYLQTLAREGVAAVLVVSHLPLVGYLVAELCRNETAPMFATSAIACVTVEAESGNGVLHWQVSPAQLTAKP, encoded by the coding sequence ATGCAAGTGTTGATAATGCGTCATGGTGATGCGGTACTTGATGCAGCGAGTGATGCCGTTCGGCCATTGAGCGACGGTGGTCGTGATGAGTCTCGTCAGATGGCGTGTTGGTTGAACGAGCAGAATATCGATATTGAGCGCGTTTTAGTAAGCCCTTATTTACGCGCCCAGCAAACGCTCGACGTAGTGAAGAACGTGCTGCCGCTGCCAGAAGAAGCGGATTGCTTAAATGAGCTCACACCCGGCGGGGATGCCCAACTAGTTGGTTACTATCTGCAAACGCTGGCAAGAGAAGGTGTTGCGGCGGTGTTGGTTGTTTCGCATCTGCCGCTGGTGGGTTATCTGGTCGCCGAATTATGCCGCAATGAAACAGCACCGATGTTCGCCACGTCCGCTATCGCCTGTGTGACAGTGGAAGCGGAATCTGGCAACGGCGTTCTGCACTGGCAAGTCAGCCCGGCACAGCTGACCGCAAAACCCTAA
- a CDS encoding Csu type fimbrial protein: MNSKRITLSILATLFTTFGLSPTASSVTINGQIPVSLTITAACTVDNGVGAGTTWGTIDFGSHSDLTTAIDSQITSIGGNGITVSCSVGTPASLKIGAGANATASLRRLAPGSGTYNVPYRLYSDSTRTTEIPLSSTTGITIVATGNPQLVPIYARIQPSDQTVLAPTAGSYTDTVTATIEW; the protein is encoded by the coding sequence ATGAATTCTAAACGTATCACATTATCTATTCTGGCGACGTTATTCACCACATTTGGCCTATCCCCCACCGCCAGCAGCGTGACGATTAATGGTCAGATTCCTGTATCACTTACCATTACCGCCGCCTGCACGGTCGACAACGGAGTAGGCGCAGGAACCACATGGGGAACAATAGACTTCGGCTCCCACTCCGATCTGACTACCGCGATAGATAGCCAGATAACCAGCATCGGGGGCAACGGAATTACGGTCAGTTGCTCTGTAGGTACCCCTGCGTCATTAAAGATAGGTGCTGGTGCAAACGCCACCGCATCACTACGTAGACTGGCTCCGGGCTCGGGAACCTATAATGTCCCCTACCGTTTATATAGCGACTCAACCCGCACCACTGAAATACCGCTGAGTAGCACCACCGGCATTACCATTGTGGCAACGGGCAACCCGCAGTTGGTTCCGATTTATGCACGTATTCAGCCGTCAGACCAAACCGTTCTGGCACCCACTGCCGGGTCTTATACCGACACCGTCACTGCAACTATCGAATGGTAA
- a CDS encoding Csu type fimbrial protein, with product MHFPSAWVLSLLLSGAIIPTAAIALTVSSTFDVTATIQRGCVFGTSTANSQPNMGTLDFGTRSATATNVDIASTSGGGSIVATCTPGTSAIIELGYGANGGSSAQRYLKNAAGTRLLAYQLYRDAARTQVWGTGSLALSIVSFPATTQTYTVYARYFGGTPLPPAGVYTDNVTVSLTY from the coding sequence ATGCATTTTCCATCGGCATGGGTTTTGTCACTTCTGCTGTCCGGTGCCATCATTCCCACGGCGGCGATAGCGCTCACCGTGAGCAGCACATTCGATGTCACAGCGACGATACAAAGAGGCTGTGTTTTTGGCACCAGCACGGCAAATAGCCAGCCCAACATGGGCACGCTTGACTTCGGAACGCGCAGCGCCACGGCAACCAACGTGGATATCGCCAGTACCAGCGGCGGCGGCTCGATTGTTGCCACCTGCACACCCGGCACGAGCGCCATCATTGAACTGGGTTACGGTGCCAATGGCGGCAGCAGTGCGCAGCGTTATCTGAAAAATGCAGCGGGAACGCGCCTGTTGGCCTATCAGCTTTACCGCGATGCTGCGCGCACGCAGGTGTGGGGAACGGGAAGTCTGGCGCTCAGTATTGTCTCCTTTCCCGCCACAACCCAGACCTACACCGTTTATGCCCGCTATTTTGGCGGCACGCCTTTGCCTCCCGCAGGGGTTTATACCGATAACGTGACCGTCAGCCTGACTTATTAA
- a CDS encoding fimbrial biogenesis chaperone yields MTFFIRAMAFLLSGFSTFCFAASSILVWPIYQVIEADENSSALWLENKGNAPVGLQIRIMSWKQIDFQDRYAEQSNVIATPPFMTLEPGKRNMVRLIRVNSAPANTEQAYRIIVDEISAPYQQNAPQMGLQFQMRYLLPLFLDGEGIWTHSRPEKRRANAKPTLPVLSWRVSAVGGKSYLYVRNRGVVHARLSNVYWSSDQSGKGSRIKITDGFLGYVLPGQEMRWPLPAGVSTPGAAMQLFTNLIDITDPILIKRE; encoded by the coding sequence ATGACGTTTTTTATTCGGGCAATGGCCTTTTTATTAAGCGGTTTCAGCACATTTTGCTTTGCCGCCAGTTCTATTCTCGTGTGGCCGATTTATCAGGTCATTGAAGCTGATGAGAACAGCTCAGCACTGTGGCTGGAAAACAAAGGCAATGCGCCCGTCGGTTTGCAAATCCGCATCATGTCCTGGAAGCAAATAGACTTTCAGGATCGCTATGCTGAACAAAGTAACGTGATTGCTACACCGCCGTTCATGACGCTGGAACCGGGTAAGCGCAATATGGTACGCCTGATTCGCGTCAACTCGGCTCCCGCCAATACCGAACAGGCTTACCGCATCATCGTTGATGAGATTTCCGCCCCCTATCAACAAAATGCCCCGCAGATGGGGCTGCAATTCCAGATGCGCTATCTGCTGCCTCTGTTTCTCGATGGTGAAGGCATATGGACGCATAGTCGCCCAGAGAAACGACGCGCCAACGCCAAACCGACACTCCCCGTACTTAGTTGGCGAGTCAGTGCAGTTGGAGGAAAAAGCTATCTGTATGTCCGTAACCGTGGCGTGGTGCACGCCCGCCTGAGTAACGTCTATTGGTCATCTGACCAAAGCGGAAAAGGAAGCCGGATAAAGATAACCGATGGCTTTTTAGGCTATGTGCTACCAGGGCAAGAGATGCGCTGGCCGTTGCCTGCGGGCGTATCCACACCAGGCGCGGCGATGCAGCTCTTCACCAACTTGATCGATATCACCGATCCCATACTGATTAAACGCGAATGA
- a CDS encoding fimbria/pilus outer membrane usher protein: MKRKTSAFLLLMYAPSALFYSATILAEDYADLPAPPSAMPSLSESVYYLTISVNGQSDNQVVPVTYRDGNYYVDAATLRQNHIRLSEQSVGQINISALPDVTVDYDQTIQQLKLTVPMHWLPEQSVEGGGQDMARFPARSSPGLLFNYNLYYTSPRGSSDSLSSWMEQRFFSPYGTLSNTGIYYFTSGNSTSQQEGYQRFDTYWRYNDNERMITYQVGDLISNSLTWSNSVRMGGLRVARNFGLRPDIVTYPMLQYTGTAAVPSTLDLFINGYKANSTSLNAGPFTLTNTPYLNGAGEATVITTDAQGRQISTTIPFYVSNALLREGLSDFDLSVGVLRQDYGIQNNSYTDDPAVSGIYRYGLTNKLTVSTHGEAVKDLYLLGAGVDFTVGRWGTLSSSYSQSEKEATGHQYTTGYSYYSSAFGLSVQHAKRSEKYRDLTAVLTEGRLSRESYQATLNSQLFGEGNGSFGVGYFDIRAYDSTRTRLLNFSFSRQVWQDSSIYLAFNKALGENGYSAQLQFVMPFGRNGSINAGVQRDSNGDYSPRVGVNRTAPTEGGFGWNAAYGAGKNPYHQGSLNWRGPYATMAGGTYGNEGDTTQWGELSGSLIYMNGGLFPSNRINDAFIVVDTEGYPDVPVKYENQLVGKTNKRGHLLVPWVVSNYPAKLEIDTLQLPANVSTPQVESRVSVKEGSGTIVKFPVHAVRAANIKLRNTDGNPLTIGTWITNEISGDTTISGYDGLAYFANLGTANRLRFKQEDGRLCRVEFSLPESQTMMATIGPLTCQTTDSKG; this comes from the coding sequence ATGAAGCGTAAAACAAGTGCCTTCCTTCTGCTCATGTACGCGCCATCTGCGCTGTTTTATTCTGCGACGATTCTCGCGGAAGACTATGCCGATCTTCCTGCGCCCCCCAGCGCCATGCCTTCACTCAGCGAATCCGTTTATTATTTGACGATTTCCGTTAACGGACAGAGCGATAATCAGGTCGTGCCTGTCACATATCGTGACGGGAATTATTATGTCGATGCGGCAACACTGCGTCAGAATCACATTCGTCTGTCGGAGCAAAGCGTGGGGCAGATTAATATCAGCGCCCTGCCCGATGTCACTGTCGATTACGATCAGACCATACAGCAGCTAAAGCTCACCGTGCCGATGCACTGGCTGCCCGAGCAATCCGTCGAAGGCGGGGGACAGGATATGGCTCGTTTCCCCGCCCGCAGTAGCCCCGGCCTGCTCTTCAACTATAACCTTTATTACACCTCGCCCCGCGGCAGTTCGGATTCTCTCAGTAGTTGGATGGAACAGCGCTTTTTCAGCCCCTACGGAACCTTATCCAATACGGGAATCTACTATTTCACCTCGGGCAACAGCACTTCGCAGCAAGAGGGCTATCAGCGCTTCGATACCTATTGGCGCTATAACGATAACGAACGCATGATCACCTATCAGGTTGGCGACCTGATTAGCAACTCCCTGACGTGGAGTAACTCGGTACGTATGGGCGGCCTGCGTGTCGCCCGCAATTTTGGCCTTCGCCCGGATATCGTGACCTATCCGATGCTGCAATACACCGGTACCGCCGCTGTGCCCAGCACACTTGACCTGTTTATCAACGGTTATAAAGCCAACAGTACTAGCCTGAACGCAGGCCCATTCACCCTCACCAATACGCCTTACTTGAACGGCGCAGGGGAAGCGACCGTCATCACCACGGACGCACAGGGGCGACAGATTTCCACCACCATCCCCTTTTACGTCTCCAACGCGTTGCTGAGAGAGGGGTTGAGCGATTTCGATCTGTCCGTTGGCGTTCTGCGTCAGGACTATGGCATACAGAATAATTCCTACACTGACGATCCTGCCGTCAGCGGCATCTATCGCTACGGATTGACCAATAAACTGACGGTATCGACACATGGCGAAGCGGTAAAAGATCTCTATCTGCTCGGCGCGGGGGTAGATTTTACCGTCGGCCGCTGGGGAACGCTGAGTTCTTCCTACAGCCAGAGCGAAAAGGAAGCCACCGGGCACCAATACACCACGGGTTATTCTTACTACAGTTCCGCCTTTGGCCTGAGCGTTCAACACGCTAAACGCAGTGAGAAGTACCGCGATTTAACTGCCGTGCTCACAGAAGGTCGCCTCAGTCGGGAAAGCTATCAGGCGACACTCAACAGCCAGCTGTTTGGTGAAGGCAATGGCTCATTCGGCGTGGGTTACTTCGACATCCGCGCGTACGATTCAACCCGTACCCGTCTGCTGAATTTCTCTTTCAGCCGTCAGGTCTGGCAGGACAGCTCCATTTACCTCGCCTTTAATAAAGCGCTGGGAGAAAACGGCTACAGCGCCCAGCTCCAGTTCGTGATGCCTTTTGGTAGAAACGGCAGCATCAATGCCGGGGTTCAGCGCGACAGCAATGGCGATTATTCACCGCGCGTAGGGGTGAACCGTACCGCGCCGACAGAAGGCGGATTTGGCTGGAACGCCGCGTATGGCGCAGGAAAAAACCCTTATCACCAAGGCTCGCTGAACTGGCGTGGCCCTTATGCCACAATGGCTGGCGGAACCTATGGCAACGAAGGCGATACCACGCAGTGGGGGGAACTCAGCGGTTCGCTGATCTACATGAACGGGGGGCTTTTCCCCAGCAACCGCATCAACGACGCCTTTATTGTGGTCGATACCGAAGGATACCCCGATGTCCCGGTAAAATATGAAAACCAACTGGTGGGGAAAACGAATAAACGCGGCCACTTACTCGTACCGTGGGTGGTATCCAACTACCCCGCGAAACTGGAAATCGATACGTTACAGCTGCCAGCCAACGTCTCCACACCGCAGGTGGAATCACGCGTGTCGGTCAAAGAAGGCAGCGGCACCATCGTGAAATTCCCCGTTCATGCCGTGCGAGCGGCCAACATTAAGCTGCGCAATACGGATGGCAATCCGCTCACCATCGGCACCTGGATAACCAACGAAATCAGCGGTGATACCACCATCAGCGGCTACGATGGTCTGGCCTACTTCGCCAATCTGGGAACCGCTAATCGCTTACGTTTTAAACAAGAAGACGGACGACTTTGCCGGGTGGAATTCTCACTGCCGGAATCACAGACCATGATGGCGACCATCGGCCCACTCACCTGCCAGACGACTGACTCAAAAGGATAA
- a CDS encoding Csu type fimbrial protein, which translates to MLTPIPKIQHFSPANRRAARWLRLAFLLMALYYAPVSYAACTTPPSSTTLGPYASSVVGVNGTPQIVTSGSGFRCTGSLLSLASTNTIQITILDDSNPSGTAMRMRRGTSTDYVPYSLCIDSGCGTLYDIGSTYTWSRTTFLGILGLFNSADGSIPIYIRTSIGNNVAAGTYTDTVTIKWDYELCSLGALGLCVYERGSTTSTLNITMNITNDCQITSAPNVSFGIAAFPADFAAVSNSLGVRCTLLGAYTVKLVSTHPDDANWRRMTATVGGTPYYLQYQLYRTGNIAWTETNDYSGTGTGITQSIPYTARINASQASQPEGAYKDTVTINVTIN; encoded by the coding sequence ATGCTGACTCCGATACCGAAAATCCAGCACTTCTCCCCCGCTAACCGGCGAGCGGCCCGTTGGCTACGTCTGGCTTTCCTGCTGATGGCGCTGTATTACGCGCCTGTTAGCTACGCCGCCTGCACGACGCCACCAAGTTCCACTACACTGGGGCCTTATGCTTCTTCCGTTGTCGGTGTTAATGGAACACCCCAGATTGTGACATCGGGGAGTGGATTTCGCTGTACGGGGAGCCTGTTGAGTTTAGCCAGTACCAATACCATTCAAATCACAATACTGGATGACAGTAACCCCAGCGGTACCGCCATGCGGATGCGCAGAGGCACGAGCACAGACTACGTTCCCTATAGCCTATGTATCGATTCTGGCTGCGGTACGCTTTATGATATCGGTTCAACCTATACCTGGTCTCGAACAACATTTCTGGGAATTTTAGGCCTGTTCAATTCAGCGGATGGCTCCATACCGATCTATATCCGCACCAGTATCGGCAACAACGTGGCGGCCGGGACCTATACCGATACGGTGACGATTAAATGGGATTATGAACTTTGTTCGCTGGGGGCACTCGGTCTTTGTGTTTACGAAAGAGGCTCAACCACTTCAACCCTCAATATCACCATGAATATCACCAATGATTGCCAGATCACCAGTGCGCCGAATGTCAGTTTTGGTATTGCGGCGTTTCCCGCCGATTTCGCGGCGGTCAGCAACAGCCTCGGGGTGCGCTGTACGCTGCTGGGTGCCTACACCGTCAAGCTGGTCAGTACCCATCCCGACGATGCCAACTGGCGCAGGATGACGGCCACCGTCGGCGGCACGCCTTACTATTTGCAATACCAGCTCTATCGCACCGGTAATATCGCCTGGACTGAAACAAACGATTATAGCGGTACGGGTACGGGGATTACGCAGAGTATCCCGTACACCGCCCGCATTAACGCCAGTCAGGCCAGCCAGCCGGAGGGAGCCTATAAAGATACCGTCACGATTAACGTCACGATTAACTAG
- the fadJ gene encoding fatty acid oxidation complex subunit alpha FadJ, whose product MNDQQPFPTVTESSSAFSLTIRPDNIGVIGIDVPGEKVNTLKSEFAQQILSVFEQARQHATLRGLILISTKPDSFIAGADITMLDQCSSAEQAENLAKQGQETFDQIAALPFPVVAAIHGACLGGGLELALACDYRVCSLDEKTVLGLPEVQLGLIPGSGGTQRLPRLIGLDSALDLILTGRHLRASQALRQGLVDEAVPHDILLETAVEILKKGKRKAVPLGWRSRLLSSPGIRHLLFKMVKRKTRAKTHGNYPATEKIIQVVRRGIEKGREEGYRQEARAFGKLVMTPESVALRHLFFASNALKKTAGAASDAKPIHHVGILGGGLMGGGIASVTATRGQLPVRIKDINEQGINHALKYNWQLLTKRVQRKRMKPTERQRLMTLISGSTDYRGFEHADIVIEAVFEDLALKRQMVAEIEDHAAPHTIFASNTSSLPIHQIAEGARRPQQVIGLHYFSPVDKMPLVEVIPHAHTSAETVATTVALARKQGKTAIVVGDSAGFYVNRILAPYINEAAYCLLEGEPIESIDYALVRFGFPVGPLAVLDEVGIDVATKIVPVLSEELGKRFTSPPAFDAILKDGRKGRKNGKGFYRYNKTRRFWHAGREVDSSIYPLLDVTPKAHIDPALISQRGVMMMLNEAARCLDEGVIQCARDGDIGAVFGIGFPPFLGGPFHYMDRLGVETVVKTLLVLQQQYGDRFAPCERLLAMRESRRTFYPPIDEDDSAS is encoded by the coding sequence ATGAACGATCAACAGCCTTTCCCTACCGTAACGGAAAGCTCCTCGGCCTTTTCTCTCACTATTCGGCCAGACAACATTGGCGTGATCGGCATTGATGTGCCCGGCGAGAAGGTGAACACGCTAAAAAGCGAATTTGCGCAGCAGATTCTCTCCGTCTTTGAGCAGGCGCGACAGCATGCGACGCTCAGGGGGCTGATTCTGATTTCCACCAAACCTGACTCGTTTATCGCTGGTGCGGATATCACCATGTTGGATCAGTGCAGCAGTGCTGAACAGGCAGAAAATTTGGCGAAGCAAGGGCAGGAAACGTTCGATCAGATTGCTGCACTGCCGTTCCCCGTGGTGGCTGCGATTCACGGTGCCTGTCTGGGCGGTGGTCTGGAACTGGCATTAGCCTGCGATTATCGCGTTTGCTCGCTGGATGAAAAGACGGTATTGGGGCTACCGGAAGTGCAGCTTGGGCTTATTCCCGGTTCAGGCGGTACGCAGCGGTTGCCACGCTTAATTGGTCTGGATAGCGCGCTGGATCTCATTCTAACCGGCCGTCATCTCCGCGCGAGTCAGGCGTTACGACAGGGGCTAGTTGATGAAGCTGTCCCGCACGATATCCTGCTGGAGACCGCGGTAGAGATCCTCAAAAAAGGAAAACGCAAAGCCGTGCCGCTGGGCTGGCGTTCACGCCTGTTGAGCAGTCCAGGCATTCGCCATCTGCTTTTCAAGATGGTGAAGCGCAAAACCCGTGCGAAAACACACGGCAACTATCCGGCTACCGAAAAGATTATTCAGGTGGTGCGCCGGGGAATCGAAAAAGGCCGTGAAGAAGGATACCGTCAGGAGGCGCGAGCGTTTGGCAAGCTGGTAATGACGCCGGAATCTGTCGCCCTGCGCCATCTGTTCTTTGCTTCCAACGCCTTAAAGAAAACCGCTGGTGCGGCTTCTGATGCCAAGCCGATTCACCACGTCGGCATTCTTGGCGGTGGATTGATGGGGGGAGGGATCGCCAGCGTGACGGCGACGCGCGGGCAGTTGCCAGTGCGCATTAAAGATATTAATGAGCAGGGCATCAACCATGCGCTGAAGTACAACTGGCAACTGCTGACCAAGCGCGTCCAGCGTAAACGGATGAAGCCGACGGAGCGTCAGCGGTTGATGACGTTGATTTCCGGCAGTACGGACTATCGTGGGTTTGAACATGCGGATATCGTCATTGAGGCTGTCTTTGAAGATCTGGCGCTGAAGCGGCAAATGGTGGCGGAGATTGAAGATCATGCCGCGCCGCATACGATATTCGCGTCAAACACTTCATCGCTGCCTATCCACCAGATTGCGGAGGGCGCGCGTCGTCCGCAGCAGGTTATTGGCCTGCACTATTTTAGTCCGGTGGACAAAATGCCGCTGGTTGAGGTGATTCCTCACGCGCACACCAGCGCAGAGACGGTGGCAACAACGGTTGCTCTGGCGAGAAAGCAGGGGAAAACGGCGATCGTCGTGGGTGACAGCGCTGGTTTTTATGTGAACCGTATACTGGCGCCTTATATCAACGAAGCGGCTTACTGCTTGCTGGAAGGGGAGCCGATTGAATCGATTGACTATGCGTTGGTGCGTTTTGGTTTCCCCGTCGGCCCGCTTGCGGTGCTTGATGAGGTGGGCATCGATGTTGCGACTAAAATTGTGCCGGTGTTAAGCGAAGAACTGGGTAAACGTTTCACCTCCCCACCCGCGTTTGATGCAATTCTGAAAGACGGACGTAAAGGGCGAAAGAATGGGAAAGGGTTCTATCGATACAATAAAACGCGCCGTTTCTGGCACGCGGGGAGAGAGGTGGATAGCTCGATTTACCCGCTGCTGGATGTGACGCCGAAAGCCCATATCGACCCCGCGCTCATCAGCCAGCGTGGTGTAATGATGATGTTAAATGAGGCCGCGCGTTGTCTGGATGAAGGCGTGATCCAATGTGCGCGCGATGGAGATATCGGGGCGGTATTTGGCATTGGTTTCCCTCCTTTCCTCGGCGGGCCATTCCACTACATGGATCGTCTGGGAGTGGAAACGGTAGTGAAAACGCTGCTGGTGCTGCAACAGCAATATGGCGATCGGTTCGCGCCCTGTGAGCGTTTGCTCGCGATGCGGGAAAGTCGGCGGACGTTTTATCCGCCAATCGATGAGGACGATAGCGCTAGTTAA
- the fadI gene encoding acetyl-CoA C-acyltransferase FadI has product MSEVLPLITRRGDRIAFVSGLRTPFARQATAYHGVPALELGKLVTSELLVRTGIDPALIELLVFGQVVQMPEAPNIAREIVLGTGMSVHTDAYSVSRACATSFQAVANVAESIMAGTVEVGIAGGADSSSVLPIGVSKALARTLVDMNKARTLGQKLKLLSGLRPKDLLPVAPAVAEYSTGLRMGDTAEQMAKTYGITREEQDELAHRSHKLAAQAWESGVLRDEVMTAYVPPYEKALSEDNNVRHDSALEQYSRLRPAFDRRHGSVTAANSTPLTDGAAAVLMMSESKAKSLGLTPLGYLRSYAFSAIGVQRDMLLGPAYASPLALARAGVALADLTLIDMHEAFAAQTLANLKLFASDEFARTQLGRHAALGEVDRAKFNVLGGSIAYGHPFAATGARMITQTLNELRRRGGGLGLTTACAAGGLGVAMVLEVTP; this is encoded by the coding sequence ATGAGTGAGGTATTACCTCTGATAACCCGCCGTGGCGATCGCATTGCGTTCGTGAGCGGATTACGCACCCCATTTGCCCGGCAGGCAACGGCCTATCATGGCGTACCCGCCCTCGAATTAGGGAAGCTCGTCACCAGTGAATTACTGGTTCGCACGGGTATCGATCCTGCATTGATCGAACTATTGGTGTTCGGGCAGGTGGTCCAAATGCCCGAGGCGCCGAATATCGCCAGAGAGATCGTGCTCGGTACGGGGATGAGCGTACATACCGATGCCTACAGCGTGTCGCGCGCCTGTGCCACCAGTTTTCAGGCGGTCGCCAACGTGGCAGAAAGTATTATGGCGGGTACGGTGGAAGTCGGTATTGCCGGCGGCGCGGATTCCTCTTCCGTGCTGCCTATTGGTGTCAGCAAAGCGCTGGCCAGAACGCTGGTGGATATGAACAAAGCCAGAACGCTGGGCCAGAAGTTGAAACTGTTAAGCGGTCTGCGCCCGAAAGACCTGCTGCCGGTTGCGCCTGCCGTGGCGGAGTATTCCACCGGGTTGCGCATGGGTGATACCGCGGAACAGATGGCAAAAACCTACGGCATCACGCGTGAAGAGCAGGATGAACTGGCGCACCGTTCGCACAAACTGGCGGCACAGGCTTGGGAGTCCGGGGTGCTGCGCGATGAAGTGATGACGGCTTACGTCCCACCGTATGAGAAAGCGCTAAGCGAAGATAACAATGTGCGCCATGATTCCGCACTGGAGCAGTATTCCCGTTTACGCCCGGCGTTCGATCGCCGACATGGTTCGGTCACGGCGGCTAACAGTACGCCGCTGACGGATGGCGCGGCGGCCGTTTTAATGATGAGTGAATCCAAGGCTAAAAGTCTGGGACTCACGCCGCTAGGCTACCTGCGCAGCTATGCATTCAGCGCCATTGGCGTACAGCGTGATATGTTGCTGGGGCCGGCTTATGCTTCTCCGCTTGCGTTGGCAAGGGCTGGCGTGGCACTGGCTGATTTGACGCTCATTGATATGCATGAGGCTTTTGCCGCCCAGACTCTGGCCAACCTCAAACTGTTTGCCAGCGATGAGTTCGCACGCACCCAGTTGGGCAGACATGCCGCGCTGGGTGAAGTAGACCGCGCAAAATTCAACGTGCTGGGCGGCTCTATTGCCTATGGTCATCCCTTTGCCGCTACCGGCGCGAGGATGATTACCCAAACGCTGAATGAATTGCGCCGTCGCGGCGGCGGGCTGGGATTAACCACGGCCTGCGCGGCGGGTGGGCTGGGCGTGGCAATGGTACTGGAGGTGACGCCATGA